One Halosegnis longus DNA window includes the following coding sequences:
- a CDS encoding DEAD/DEAH box helicase: protein MTDAPRTTGRGLVDSFPRVSLTADTERVTIRELPAREGSHVPAADALRPRLARALPYDPYSHQAAALDALSEGENVTVATSTSSGKTAVYGLQIARNLLDAGVLNPDGTRASEGNDASTALALYPMKALTKDQKRNLDELYETLGLDIRVRIYDGDTPKADRRAIREEADVVLTNFQAISVYLGHHDKWSRLFSALELIAIDESHTHTGVQGMHAAWILRRLRRVVAYWGGDPQYTLTSATVGNPGEHSAHLVGEDVTVVDEDGSPRGARDLVLWNPPPRNKQGPNESRGDIPAETTSASLPGGADDEEGDEPAPERVPASIEAPRVFAHLTASQIQTLLFCPSRKLTELAVERVNEFYTENTASYDARPRVEPYNAGMGKRTRHARETEFKSGTLTGLATTSALELGIDIGGLDAAVLLGYPGQRQSFWQRIGRAGRGTSRSLAVMVADHRTLDQYVIANPDYLLESDVEDAVVDTDNNAVFVQHLRCAAEELALTDEDAGRFAERDRLERAVEMLRRAGELEGYLDAAVHYVGSPRPQADVSIYGTGDDEYHVRLAEDANPHEWGLSDDLDIEPVAKSRAFRDYHEGAVRLHDGQQFEVTRVVDDHPQPFVELTPVDVDYYTQTRTTVNVVDADSERSREVNGYTLHYGTGTVLVEHGSYDEVHVGNGETLAQNIPTGRPPVEMQTQLCWLEVPDRIETALVHKYREYGVETGMDGDHPPQLGYVAGLHAAEHAMIKTAPLELLVDKNDLGGLSTHVLDTHIAREDEPTRTDTIAATERVIEQRTRALDGDVSSGWFIYDGVEGGLGFSRAIYEQFEALAERARDSLRDCGCGRPNGCPACTFDRNCGNDNKPLLRGSAVDVFDHLLGEGDSLDAHLPDDEYGGERRPSIFYS from the coding sequence ATGACCGACGCGCCACGCACGACCGGCCGCGGCCTGGTGGACTCGTTTCCCCGCGTGAGTCTCACCGCCGACACCGAGCGCGTGACGATTCGCGAACTTCCGGCCCGCGAGGGGAGCCACGTTCCCGCCGCGGACGCGCTTCGCCCGCGGCTCGCGCGCGCCCTCCCGTACGACCCCTACTCGCATCAGGCGGCGGCGCTCGATGCCCTCTCGGAGGGAGAGAACGTCACCGTCGCCACCTCCACCTCGTCGGGGAAGACCGCCGTCTACGGCCTCCAGATTGCGCGGAACCTCCTCGACGCCGGCGTGCTCAACCCCGACGGGACGCGCGCAAGCGAGGGAAACGACGCCTCCACCGCGCTGGCGCTGTACCCGATGAAGGCACTCACGAAAGACCAGAAGCGCAATCTCGATGAGCTGTACGAGACGCTCGGCCTCGATATCCGGGTGCGCATCTACGACGGTGACACGCCCAAGGCCGACCGCCGGGCCATCCGCGAGGAGGCGGACGTGGTGTTGACGAACTTTCAGGCCATCAGCGTGTACCTCGGTCACCACGACAAGTGGAGCCGGCTGTTCAGCGCCCTCGAACTGATCGCCATCGACGAGTCCCACACCCACACCGGAGTGCAGGGGATGCACGCGGCGTGGATTCTCCGACGACTTCGCCGCGTCGTCGCCTACTGGGGCGGCGACCCGCAGTACACCCTCACCTCCGCGACGGTCGGCAACCCCGGTGAACACTCGGCGCACCTCGTCGGCGAGGACGTGACCGTCGTCGACGAGGACGGCTCTCCCCGAGGGGCACGCGACCTCGTGCTCTGGAACCCGCCGCCGCGGAACAAACAGGGTCCCAACGAGTCGCGAGGGGATATTCCCGCGGAGACCACGTCTGCGTCGCTGCCCGGGGGAGCCGACGACGAGGAAGGGGACGAGCCCGCCCCGGAGCGCGTCCCCGCATCCATCGAGGCACCGCGCGTCTTCGCCCACCTCACGGCCAGCCAGATTCAGACGCTCCTCTTTTGCCCGAGCCGGAAGCTGACCGAACTCGCCGTCGAGCGCGTCAACGAGTTTTACACCGAGAACACCGCGAGCTACGACGCCCGGCCGCGCGTCGAACCGTACAACGCGGGGATGGGGAAACGGACGCGTCACGCCCGCGAGACGGAGTTCAAATCCGGGACGCTCACCGGGTTGGCGACCACCTCGGCGCTCGAACTCGGCATCGACATCGGGGGGCTGGACGCGGCCGTCCTCTTGGGGTATCCGGGCCAGCGTCAGTCCTTCTGGCAGCGCATCGGTCGTGCAGGCCGGGGTACCAGCCGCTCGCTCGCGGTCATGGTCGCGGACCACCGCACCCTCGACCAGTACGTCATCGCGAACCCGGACTACCTGCTCGAATCCGACGTGGAGGACGCTGTCGTCGACACCGACAACAACGCCGTCTTCGTCCAACACCTCCGGTGTGCGGCCGAGGAGTTGGCCCTGACCGACGAGGACGCTGGGCGTTTCGCGGAGCGCGACCGGCTGGAGCGGGCCGTCGAGATGCTGCGCCGCGCGGGCGAGCTTGAGGGGTATCTCGACGCGGCGGTCCACTACGTCGGCTCCCCGCGCCCGCAGGCCGACGTGAGCATCTACGGCACCGGCGACGACGAGTACCACGTCCGACTCGCGGAGGACGCGAACCCACACGAGTGGGGGTTGTCGGACGACCTCGACATCGAGCCGGTGGCGAAGTCGCGGGCGTTCCGCGACTACCACGAGGGCGCGGTCCGACTCCACGACGGCCAGCAGTTCGAGGTGACACGCGTCGTGGACGACCACCCCCAACCGTTCGTGGAACTCACCCCCGTCGACGTGGACTACTACACGCAGACCCGGACGACGGTGAACGTCGTCGACGCCGACAGCGAGCGCAGCCGCGAGGTGAACGGCTACACCCTCCACTACGGGACGGGAACCGTCCTCGTCGAACACGGGAGCTACGACGAGGTCCACGTCGGCAACGGCGAAACCCTCGCCCAGAACATCCCGACCGGTCGCCCGCCGGTGGAGATGCAGACCCAGCTCTGCTGGCTGGAGGTCCCCGACCGCATCGAGACGGCGCTCGTCCACAAGTACCGCGAGTACGGCGTCGAGACCGGGATGGACGGCGACCACCCGCCGCAGTTGGGCTACGTCGCCGGCCTCCACGCCGCCGAGCACGCGATGATAAAGACCGCGCCGCTGGAGCTGCTGGTCGACAAGAACGACCTCGGGGGGCTCTCGACGCATGTGCTCGATACTCACATCGCGCGCGAGGACGAACCGACGCGCACGGACACCATCGCCGCGACGGAACGCGTCATCGAACAACGGACGCGGGCGCTCGACGGCGACGTGTCCTCGGGGTGGTTCATCTACGACGGCGTGGAGGGTGGACTCGGCTTCTCGCGGGCGATTTACGAGCAGTTCGAGGCGCTGGCCGAACGCGCCCGCGACTCCCTGCGCGACTGCGGCTGTGGACGCCCGAACGGCTGTCCGGCCTGCACCTTCGACCGCAACTGCGGCAACGACAACAAGCCGCTCCTGCGTGGCTCCGCCGTCGACGTGTTCGACCATCTGCTCGGGGAGGGTGACTCCCTCGACGCGCACCTGCCCGACGACGAGTACGGCGGCGAGCGGCGACCGTCGATTTTCTACTCCTGA
- a CDS encoding ribonuclease H-like domain-containing protein yields the protein MSDEPLKLLSLSARAARALDGSALADAVAYADPDGVWLPDSTPEARAYATVRDAVSVPVVHPQLGRDGDSVVRHARVDGELTAVGPDATPDFDVLTVQSSAVLDDLAAAVETGERRPAGERTLLVVPGLGVETDATSLAATLTAGEELARVQRAAETPMTVLAGELPAGYHHDWTLEETTVPVYGCGPPPGHGETPTFAALRCVPAGSVAATPMRTSQFGLRALAGIGATTATRLRDRGLESRTDVRETPVRDLVDVSGVSRANAERMHAHAEVLATGDPLRLTNETLPVTRDDRPPVCLDIETDGLSPTIIWQIGVYDPHDDSYQSFVERENPDDPGTIIEAFLDWFLATHADRTVLTWNGYRFDYPELERFIEKYAPHYAEAWDDVWTYDLYKWAVRDENALLPGRTNKLDDVAAALGFEGADTGLSGAQTAAAYQRFMRTGDPSTVAWERHERYCEDDCRALWHVYAAIRDAGRRATTDAATDSGGTQAGLGDF from the coding sequence GTGAGCGATGAGCCCCTGAAACTGTTGTCGCTGTCGGCGCGAGCCGCGCGTGCCCTCGACGGGTCTGCCCTCGCCGACGCGGTCGCGTACGCCGACCCCGACGGCGTCTGGCTCCCCGACTCGACGCCGGAGGCGCGCGCGTACGCGACCGTCCGCGACGCCGTCTCGGTTCCCGTCGTCCACCCGCAGTTGGGGAGAGACGGCGACTCGGTCGTCCGCCACGCCCGCGTGGACGGTGAACTCACCGCGGTCGGTCCGGATGCCACGCCTGACTTCGACGTGCTCACGGTCCAATCTTCGGCCGTTCTCGACGACCTCGCGGCGGCCGTCGAGACGGGCGAACGCCGGCCAGCCGGCGAGCGCACGCTCCTCGTCGTTCCCGGACTCGGCGTCGAGACGGACGCGACGAGTCTGGCCGCGACCCTCACCGCCGGCGAGGAGCTGGCGCGAGTGCAGCGCGCGGCCGAGACGCCGATGACCGTCCTCGCCGGCGAACTCCCCGCTGGCTACCACCACGACTGGACGCTGGAGGAAACGACGGTTCCGGTGTACGGCTGTGGCCCACCGCCGGGTCACGGCGAGACGCCGACGTTCGCCGCGCTCCGGTGTGTCCCGGCCGGCAGCGTGGCCGCGACGCCGATGCGGACCTCGCAGTTCGGGCTCCGCGCGCTCGCCGGTATCGGCGCGACGACGGCGACACGGCTCCGCGACCGCGGGCTGGAGTCGCGGACCGACGTGCGCGAGACGCCCGTTCGCGACCTCGTGGACGTGTCGGGCGTCTCGCGGGCGAACGCCGAGCGGATGCACGCCCACGCCGAGGTGCTCGCGACGGGTGACCCGCTCCGCCTGACGAACGAGACGCTCCCCGTCACGCGGGACGACCGGCCGCCCGTCTGTCTCGACATCGAGACGGACGGGCTGTCGCCGACGATCATCTGGCAGATCGGCGTCTACGACCCTCACGACGACAGCTACCAGTCGTTCGTCGAACGGGAGAATCCCGACGACCCCGGCACCATCATCGAGGCGTTTCTGGACTGGTTTCTCGCGACCCACGCCGACCGGACCGTCCTCACCTGGAACGGCTACCGGTTCGACTACCCCGAACTGGAGCGGTTCATCGAGAAGTACGCCCCCCACTACGCCGAGGCGTGGGACGACGTGTGGACTTACGACCTCTACAAGTGGGCCGTGCGCGACGAGAACGCGCTCCTGCCGGGCCGGACGAACAAGCTTGACGACGTGGCCGCGGCCCTCGGCTTCGAGGGGGCCGACACCGGCCTGTCGGGGGCACAGACCGCCGCCGCCTACCAGCGGTTCATGCGCACCGGCGACCCCTCGACCGTTGCGTGGGAGCGCCACGAGCGCTACTGCGAGGACGACTGTCGCGCGCTGTGGCACGTCTACGCCGCGATTCGCGACGCCGGCCGCCGCGCGACGACGGACGCGGCGACCGACTCCGGCGGCACGCAGGCCGGGCTCGGTGACTTCTGA
- a CDS encoding PAS domain-containing protein: MTDRIDVLHVDDDPSILDLTTAYLDRELDAVDVASVTDPETALDRLAEETFDCVISDYDMPEMTGLDFFERLRADDSAIPFILYTGKGSEEIASQALNAGVTGYFQKGGPEQLRRLANRVEQAVEDARTRVIAERYSTVIEALNYPVYVVDETGVFQFVNEPFAELTGYDREEIIGSTPGFIKDDAAVAEAEERLGQILSSEGPDAQRFPVDIQPKEGEPIPCRDHMAALPYDGEEFEGSVGILRDVSDERRRERELEMKTRALDEAPVGITVTDPQQDDNPMVYVNDRFVEMTGYDRSDSIGVNCRFLQGPDTDPQAVETLRRALDADEPASVEMLNYRKDGTEFWNRVSIAPIRAADGSVTHWVGFQRDITEFKEREVALERQNERLESFAGIVSHDLRNPLNVAQARAQFLQEDIGDNEDLDALQTALDRIESIVEQTLTLAREGETVGEVASVALPELVTDSWETVDTADATLSVETDQTIPADPARLRSLFENLIRNAVEHGGPDVTVRVGDLDDGFYVEDDGEGIPEAVRGDLFPPGKTSTQNNTGFGLAIVESIATAHGWQVEATEAESGGARFEFTGIERLTPPAPAPQ, from the coding sequence ATGACCGACAGAATCGATGTGTTACACGTCGATGACGACCCTTCTATTCTCGACCTTACCACGGCGTATCTCGACCGCGAACTCGACGCCGTCGACGTGGCGAGCGTCACTGACCCGGAGACGGCGCTCGACCGGCTCGCCGAGGAGACGTTCGACTGCGTCATCAGCGACTACGACATGCCCGAGATGACCGGGCTGGACTTTTTCGAGCGTCTGCGCGCGGACGACTCCGCGATTCCGTTCATCCTCTACACCGGGAAAGGGAGTGAGGAAATCGCGAGCCAGGCGCTCAACGCCGGCGTCACGGGTTACTTCCAGAAAGGCGGACCCGAGCAGCTGCGGCGACTCGCGAACCGGGTCGAACAGGCCGTCGAAGACGCACGGACCCGCGTCATCGCCGAGCGGTACTCGACGGTCATCGAGGCGCTCAACTACCCGGTGTACGTCGTCGACGAGACGGGCGTGTTCCAGTTCGTGAACGAGCCGTTCGCGGAGCTGACGGGGTACGACCGCGAGGAGATTATCGGTAGCACGCCGGGCTTCATCAAGGACGATGCCGCGGTCGCAGAGGCCGAGGAGCGACTCGGCCAGATTCTCTCCTCGGAGGGTCCGGACGCGCAGCGGTTCCCGGTCGACATCCAGCCGAAGGAGGGTGAGCCGATACCGTGTCGCGACCACATGGCCGCGCTCCCGTACGACGGCGAGGAGTTCGAGGGGAGCGTCGGCATCCTCCGTGACGTGTCCGACGAGCGCAGACGGGAGCGGGAACTGGAGATGAAGACGCGCGCGCTGGATGAAGCTCCCGTCGGTATCACCGTCACCGACCCCCAGCAGGATGACAACCCGATGGTGTACGTCAACGACCGGTTCGTCGAGATGACGGGCTACGACCGGAGCGACTCCATCGGCGTCAACTGCCGGTTCCTGCAGGGGCCGGACACCGACCCGCAAGCAGTCGAGACGCTTCGGAGGGCACTCGACGCCGACGAGCCGGCGAGCGTGGAGATGCTGAACTACCGGAAGGACGGCACCGAGTTCTGGAACCGTGTCAGCATCGCTCCCATCCGGGCGGCCGACGGCAGCGTCACCCACTGGGTCGGCTTCCAGCGCGACATCACGGAGTTCAAAGAGCGAGAGGTCGCGCTCGAACGCCAGAACGAGCGGCTCGAATCCTTCGCCGGCATCGTGAGCCACGACCTCCGGAACCCGCTCAACGTCGCACAGGCGCGTGCGCAGTTCCTCCAAGAGGACATCGGCGACAACGAGGACCTCGACGCCCTCCAGACCGCGCTCGACCGCATCGAGAGCATCGTCGAACAGACGCTCACGCTCGCGCGGGAAGGCGAAACCGTTGGCGAGGTGGCGTCGGTCGCGCTCCCGGAGTTAGTCACGGATAGCTGGGAGACGGTCGACACCGCCGACGCGACGCTGTCCGTCGAGACGGACCAGACGATTCCGGCGGACCCCGCACGGCTCCGGAGCCTCTTCGAGAACCTCATCCGCAACGCCGTCGAACACGGGGGACCGGACGTGACCGTCCGCGTCGGCGACCTCGACGACGGCTTCTACGTCGAGGACGACGGCGAGGGAATCCCCGAAGCCGTGCGCGGTGACTTGTTCCCCCCGGGCAAGACCAGCACGCAGAACAACACCGGGTTCGGGTTGGCTATCGTGGAGAGTATCGCGACCGCCCACGGGTGGCAGGTCGAGGCGACGGAGGCTGAGTCGGGCGGTGCACGCTTCGAGTTCACCGGCATCGAACGGCTGACGCCTCCCGCTCCCGCCCCGCAGTAG
- the dinB gene encoding DNA polymerase IV — MAGGTLPVRGDDDQSGDRVVCHVDMDCFYAACERLREPALAGEPLVVGMGYEAGEDIGAVATASYEARAFGVESAMPISEALERLPRKRLAARDDDLDVSEAGFYRSVDMDYYKSVSESVDEVIERAVADADPEGVIRSVSIDEAYLDVSAVGWEGARAFAADLRTAIEDEVGVTASVGVAPNMSAAKVASDADKPDGLVVVPPDEVRGFLADRPVEELHGVGPVTADRLAEMGIETAAELASADPDALESTFGSRGRQIHRHARGIDRREVEPVGKPKSISSEKALSVTDDDTTKREIAARLATDVTERASAKGALYKTIGVKVVRPPFDVNTRARSLSGPVDDPALVEEIALDLLGEFSDDRVRKLGVRVSNLDFAEADQSSLDSWDSDGEQSGGSERRRPRRHTRDRQGRGQTTFGDFDE; from the coding sequence ATGGCGGGCGGAACCCTCCCGGTTCGCGGCGACGACGACCAGTCGGGCGACCGGGTGGTGTGTCACGTCGACATGGACTGTTTTTACGCGGCGTGTGAGCGACTGCGCGAACCCGCGCTCGCGGGAGAACCGCTCGTCGTCGGGATGGGGTACGAGGCGGGCGAGGACATCGGCGCGGTCGCGACGGCCTCCTACGAGGCGCGCGCGTTCGGCGTCGAGAGCGCGATGCCCATCTCCGAGGCGTTAGAGCGGCTACCGCGCAAGCGTCTCGCTGCCCGCGACGACGACCTCGACGTGAGCGAGGCCGGCTTCTACCGCTCCGTCGATATGGACTACTACAAATCCGTGAGTGAATCCGTCGACGAGGTCATCGAGCGGGCAGTCGCCGACGCCGACCCGGAGGGCGTCATCCGGTCGGTGTCCATCGACGAGGCGTATCTCGACGTGTCGGCCGTCGGCTGGGAGGGCGCACGCGCGTTCGCCGCCGATCTCCGGACTGCTATCGAGGACGAGGTCGGCGTGACGGCGAGCGTCGGCGTCGCCCCGAACATGTCGGCCGCGAAGGTCGCCTCCGACGCCGACAAGCCCGACGGGCTGGTCGTCGTTCCGCCGGACGAGGTTCGGGGGTTCCTCGCCGACAGGCCGGTGGAAGAGCTACACGGCGTCGGACCGGTGACGGCCGACCGGCTCGCCGAGATGGGTATCGAGACGGCCGCGGAGCTCGCGAGCGCCGACCCCGACGCCCTCGAATCGACGTTCGGCTCGCGGGGTCGCCAGATTCACCGCCACGCCCGCGGCATCGACCGCCGCGAGGTCGAACCCGTCGGGAAACCCAAGTCCATCTCCTCGGAGAAGGCGCTGTCCGTCACGGACGACGACACGACGAAACGCGAGATTGCCGCGCGGCTGGCGACGGACGTAACCGAGCGCGCGAGCGCGAAGGGGGCACTCTACAAGACGATCGGCGTGAAGGTGGTCCGGCCACCGTTCGACGTGAACACGCGCGCCCGGTCGCTCTCCGGGCCCGTGGACGACCCCGCGCTCGTGGAGGAAATCGCCCTCGACCTGTTGGGGGAGTTCAGCGACGACCGAGTCCGGAAGCTCGGGGTGCGCGTCTCCAATCTGGACTTCGCCGAGGCCGACCAATCCTCGCTCGACAGTTGGGACTCGGACGGTGAGCAGTCCGGCGGCTCGGAGCGACGGCGACCGCGTCGACACACGCGCGACCGACAGGGGCGCGGGCAGACCACCTTCGGCGACTTCGACGAGTGA